The DNA segment ATATCTCCAAATTGACGAGAATGTCTCCGAAATAACTCTACATTCGGTTGAGGAATAACTTTATCTCTCAATTTCAGGCTTCTGGCTTCTGCTTCACCAAACAACTCGATAAAGTTATCTCGCACCTTGAGGTAGCGATCGTTCGCTTGCTGAAAGGCATGTTCTGCATCCAGTGCAACTTTCAACTGATATTTATAACGCTCTATATCTCGCTGTAGATCTGCAACTTCCTGTGCTAGATTGTTAAGGCCATCCTCTTCTTTTCTAAGACGATCGTCAATAGTGTAAGCACCGACTTCAGCTTGTTTTTGCTCAATGTACTCTCGTAACTGTTTGCGTTCATCAGCACCGGAGCCAACATAAATAACTGCTTCTTCCCCTAAAAAATCTGTCAGCTTGCTCCGCACAACCTCGATCGCTGCCTTCTTTTGAGACACGAATAGCACTTTTTTGTTAAGCAATACCGCCGAGATCATGATCGCGACGATCGTAAAAGACTTCCCCGTACCCGGTGGTCCCTGAATGTAGGAAATTTCTTGCTGCCAAGCATTGTACAGGGCATCCTTTTGCCGCTCCGATAGGGTTAAGGGCAAATACTTAACTGCTCGATCAATCTGTGAGCGATCAATAACATCATGCCTAAACTCAACTGCCTGATCTTGCAAAATGCCCTTAAACAGCTTTTCTAAGGTTTGGTTTTGAAATGGCATTCAAGTCACCTCCGCGATCAGCTTCCGCAGAGCCGTGTAGGTTGACAATTGTCCTGGTAAATTTGCTACATAGAAGAATTGATGGTCATAGAACTTCAAACCTGCTTCCATAGACTTTTTTTGCAAACCGTCCAGCGCAAACCTTTCTGTTGCAGGTTCAACTGCACTCAATTCAGAAATAGAAGCTTTCAGAGTTCGGAAAACTTCATTCCCTAGTGAACTTGTCATCACCTGCCCAGGTTCACGGTCAATCAGAGTTTGCAACTTTGTTTCTATCTCTTCCAAAATGTCTAGCTTCTTCGTATCCACTCCTGCACTTTGATCCAAGAACTCATCATAGTCTTCTTCATCTAGATCATCTTGCTCAAAAAGCAGCGTGATCAAGTCATAGTTGAGGCTAGCAGCATCCAAGTCAGGAATATATTCGTATGATTTGCCAGATTCATCAGGTTCAACCTTAGCTAGACAATAAATCAAGGGTGCAGCGATGTATTTCTTAGTTTGCTTCTTCTGAAGACAACCGACTATTAAGCCATTTCCTAAAAAAAGTTGGCGATCGCTAGTCTTAGCAAGATAATTGTCAACACCCCGCAAATACTGAGCATCTTGAGTGCCGAAAGCACGGTAATAATGATGACTAGCCTTGGTTTTCCCATACAGCACATTTTCCATGCCCGTCCGCTGGCTAATCTTGCGACTCATCTCTTGCAGATACGCCAAATAGGCTTGCACAACATCACGGTTTTTCTCTGAAGGACGTGAAGGCATAGGATTAAAAATTGATCGACTCTTCCAAGCTATTTTTCAACGCCTCTAGTTTATTGGCAACCAATTGAAGCTGTTTTACTTGCATCTCGCCACTGCTATACAGGGTCTCGCAAACTTTATCGCTCGACTTGCTTTGAGCATCTAGCCATTCAGATAGTTTCTGCTCTAGGGCTTGATTCCGCTGTACAAGTCGCTCGATTTGCTTAGAAATATTCGCACTCGCATCAGCTTGCTTTTTGG comes from the Cyanobacteriota bacterium genome and includes:
- a CDS encoding ATP-binding protein IstB, yielding MPFQNQTLEKLFKGILQDQAVEFRHDVIDRSQIDRAVKYLPLTLSERQKDALYNAWQQEISYIQGPPGTGKSFTIVAIMISAVLLNKKVLFVSQKKAAIEVVRSKLTDFLGEEAVIYVGSGADERKQLREYIEQKQAEVGAYTIDDRLRKEEDGLNNLAQEVADLQRDIERYKYQLKVALDAEHAFQQANDRYLKVRDNFIELFGEAEARSLKLRDKVIPQPNVELFRRHSRQFGDILASGSIRRKDLLYLRRFYKRCVESLAADRSKFTRQSLSQIQGYVEQLFQLHQSYAESATIQRKITADLNQLRKLIQQKEREI